In Centropristis striata isolate RG_2023a ecotype Rhode Island chromosome 1, C.striata_1.0, whole genome shotgun sequence, one DNA window encodes the following:
- the scpp1 gene encoding secretory calcium-binding phosphoprotein 1, with translation MKSAIVMFFLIGAVFANPIPFNAVLESNELDSNSTESLSVSQSLENDTSVLQSSEENSSSESQSSESESLESTSEDTTSEESNSLSDEDDGNDSEMTETRDNSMGSEENIRKSWVRVFASVTGVLSAEDNSSSTEVKGQSEHLTEKQPDHTSTSTTFRQGTNTNLQLVESPTDSSDSTSDSAETTEVTPTSSSESSSSESNETNETSDSSDASKSSEESNASDSSELQRIKSPDCVNGTQSCESDEYFFQDIGDDAHYSVDNLMVPDEDERELSLRR, from the exons ATGAAGAGTGCCATAGTAATGTTTTTCCTGATAGGGGCAGTTTTTGCCAACCCA ATTCCATTCAATGCTGTTTTGGAATCCAATGAGCTTGACTCAAACTCG ACTGAAAGTTTGTCTGTTTCACAATCATTGGAAAACGACACCTCAGTACTTCAG AGCTCTGAAGAAAATTCCTCAAGCGAA agtcaGAGCTCAGAGTCTGAATCATTAGAGTCCACATCAGAAGACACG ACTTCAGAGGAGAGTAACAGCCTATCAGATGAGGATGATGGG AATGACTCTGAAATGACTGAAACCAGAGATAACAGCATGGGCAGCGAGGAGAACATTAGAAAG AGTTGGGTTCGAGTGTTTGCAAGTGTCACCGGAGTCCTGAGCGCAGaggacaacagcagcagcacagaggtCAAGGGTCAATCAGAGCACCTGACTGAGAAGCAGCCCGATCATACCTCCACCAGCACCACGTTCAGACAGGGGACCAACACAAACCTGCAGCTGGTCGAGAGTCCCACCGACAGCAGTGACAGCACCAGCGACAGCGCAGAAACCACTGAAGTTACTCCTACCAGCAGCAgcgagagcagcagcagcgagagCAACGAGACTAACGAGACCAGTGACAGCAGTGATGCCAGCAAGAGCTCGGAGGAGAGTAATGCCAGTGACAGCTCCGAGCTGCAACGCATCAAAAGCCCAGACTGTGTGAACGGAACTCAGAGCTGTGAAAGCGACGAGTATTTCTTCCAGGATATAGGAGACGATGCTCATTACTCAGTGGACAATCTGATGGTGCCAGATGAGGATGAAAGGGAGTTAAGTCTAAGGAGATGA
- the sparcl1 gene encoding SPARC-like protein 1 has translation MRACLVFLCLLAATFALSVKSKPHGKHHGLHKTSHTAKEKDIITEEANEPQILPTLVTFEASSQEQEDEELSSQDNANANKEEGEFEVTERSDKTAAVLLSEEELVDLLKKEAEEEQEAEERLLEEEEAEETLEEEEEEEEEEKKLDAKLDVEEDAKEVTDEEEEVKTESVGDVEMLEKEEVEVENVSLKAVDKTADGEEHGALLEETDGSTESEIPADLDYAADSGILQPLQLVSAKIKPHTDETQPPSKTDIKEKESVEKELPTIADDYEQDVQNTEAVDSEEVSDQDKDKDADRKEPEANVDPQEPKSNTEFEAGARPAGKEEEKSKNESGSHTKGKTRKQKKNKRARKHSPQSEETQSAQEQSQQDPQASEGGNIDNTVQKAKRRRAGKWGPLVGMNPVQIRATVDLYPSSRPSLGGGVHHPEAPADPCDNFPCKRGKTCKLDADNKPVCVCQEPTECPPSVNEFDHVCGTNNKTYETSCELFATKCNLEGTKRGHRLHLDYTGPCKLIPQCVDTELVQFPLRMRDWLKNVLLQLYEHDSMSPGFLTPKQRFRVKKIFESERRLHAGEHSVELLAQDFEKNYNMYIYPVHWQFAQLDQHPSDRVLSHSELAPLRVPLVPMEHCTSRFFQECDADKDKQVSFKEWTSCFGIKNDDMDVNLLF, from the exons ATGAGGGCCTGCTTAGTGTTCCTTTGCTTACTGGCAGCAACATTTGCCCTGTCT GTAAAAAGTAAACCTCATGGAAAACATCATGGATTGCACAAGACTTCACACACAGCCAAAGAAAAG GACATCATCACAGAGGAGGCCAACGAGCCACAGATCTTACCCACTTTAGTCACGTTTGAGGCCAGCAGCCAGGAGCAGGAAGATGAGGAACTAAGCTCCCAAGACAATGCTAACGCTAACAAAGAGGAGGGAGAGTTTGAGGTGACCGAAAGGAGCGACAAAACGGCTGCAGTCCTGCTGAGTGAGGAGGAACTGGTCGACCTCCTGAAGAAAGAAGcagaagaggagcaggaagcGGAAGAAAGACTGCTAGAGGAAGAAGAGGCTGAGGAGACccttgaggaggaggaggaggaggaggaggaggagaagaagttgGATGCCAAACTAGACGTGGAGGAAGATGCTAAAGAGGTGACAGATGAGGAAGAAGAGGTAAAGACAGAGAGTGTGGGAGATGTTGAAATGCTGGAGAAAGAAGAAGTGGAGGTGGAGAATGTGTCACTCAAGGCTGTTGATAAAACAGCAGATGGAGAGGAGCATGGGGCATTGCTAGAAGAAACAGATGGCAGCACAGAGTCTGAGATCCCAGCTGATCTGGACTACGCTGCTGATAGTGGCATCCTACAACCTCTGCAGCTTGTATCTGCCAAAATAAAACCCCACACTGATGAAACCCAGCCTCCTTCAAAAACCGATATTAAAGAGAAGGAGAGTGTTGAGAAAGAGCTGCCCACCATTGCAGATGACTACGAACAAGACGTACAAAACACTGAGGCAGTGGACAGTGAGGAAGTGTCCGATCAGGACAAAGATAAAGATGCGGATAGGAAGGAACCCGAAGCAAATGTGGACCCTCAGGAACCAAAGAGTAATACAGAGTTTGAAGCAGGAGCCCGACCGGCCggaaaggaggaagagaaaagtaAGAATGAGAGCGGAAGTCACACCAAAGGAAAGACaaggaagcagaagaagaacaagagggCGAGGAAGCACTCCCCACAGAGTGAGGAAACTCAGTCTGCACAGGAGCAGAGCCAGCAGGATCCTCAGGCGTCTGAGGGAGGCAACATTGACAATACAGTCCAAAAGGCAAAGAGGAGAAGGGCTGGAAAATGG GGTCCTTTAGTGGGAATGAATCCAGTGCAGATAAGAGCCACAGTGGATCTCTACCCAAGTTCCAGGCCCTCTCTTGGTGGAGGCGTACATCACCCAGAAGCCCCTGCTG atccatgTGACAATTTTCCTTGCAAACGTGGAAAGACGTGTAAACTTGATGCAGACAATAAgccagtctgtgtgtgtcaaGAACCGACAGAATGTCCTCCCAGCGTTAATGAGTTTGATCAC GTCTGTgggacaaacaacaaaacatatgaAACATCATGTGAACTTTTTGCTACAAAATGCAACCTGGAGGGCACTAAGAGAGGACACAGACTCCATCTGGACTACACTGGGCCATGCAAAT TAATTCCTCAATGTGTGGACACTGAGCTAGTCCAGTTCCCTCTACGAATGAGGGATTGGCTGAaaaatgtgctgctgcagctctatgAACATGACTCCATGTCTCCTGGCTTCCTCACGCCTAAACAGCGTTTCAGA GTGAAGAAAATCTTTGAGAGTGAGAGGCGTCTTCATGCTGGTGAACACTCCGTCGAGCTGCTCGCACAGGACTTTGAGAAGAACTACAACATGTACATCTACCCAGTGCACTGGCAGTTTGCACAACTGGACCAACACCCTTCTGACAG AGTCTTGTCCCACTCAGAGCTGGCTCCTCTCCGAGTTCCTCTGGTGCCGATGGAGCACTGCACCTCCCGCTTCTTTCAAGAGTGCGATGCTGACAAGGACAAGCAGGTGTCCTTTAAAGAGTGGACTTCCTGCTTTGGTATCAAGAATG ATGATATGGATGTCAACCTGCTATTCTGA